Proteins encoded together in one Musa acuminata AAA Group cultivar baxijiao chromosome BXJ3-6, Cavendish_Baxijiao_AAA, whole genome shotgun sequence window:
- the LOC135641097 gene encoding noroxomaritidine/norcraugsodine reductase-like encodes MAGNAVDRWSLRGTTALVTGGTKGIGYAIVEELAKLGAAVYTCSRNEEELRKCLQQWEAKNFKVTGSICDVSSAVEREKLMEKVKSEFDGKLNILVSNAGTGSMKPAMAVTLEEYKFVMGTNFDSAFHLCQLAHPLLKATGRGTIVFNSSIAGMVGIDNFSVYAMTKGAMNQLTKNLACEWAKDNIRTNSVAPGFIKTPLIKEALENEAYVAAETRRIPQGRLGEVEDVAPLVAFLCLPASSFVNGQVVVVDGGRIVNANI; translated from the exons ATGGCTGGCAATGCAGTGGATAGATGGTCTCTTCGTGGAACTACGGCTTTGGTCACCGGAGGCACCAAAGGAATCGG GTACGCCATAGTTGAAGAATTAGCTAAGCTTGGGGCCGCGGTCTATACGTGCTCTCGGAACGAAGAAGAGCTTAGAAAGTGCCTGCAACAGTGGGAGGCAAAGAACTTTAAGGTCACGGGATCCATCTGCGACGTCTCATCTGCAGTGGAGAGAGAGAAACTGATGGAGAAAGTGAAGTCCGAGTTCGATGGAAAGCTCAACATTCTG GTTAGTAACGCAGGGACGGGCAGTATGAAGCCGGCAATGGCTGTCACCCTCGAGGAATACAAGTTTGTGATGGGTACCAACTTCGACTCAGCGTTCCATCTGTGCCAACTGGCCCATCCTCTTCTCAAGGCTACAGGACGAGGCACCATTGTGTTCAACTCCTCCATTGCAGGCATGGTGGGCATAGATAATTTCAGTGTCTATGCAATGACCAAAG gAGCGATGAACCAGCTCACCAAGAACCTTGCTTGTGAGTGGGCCAAGGACAACATCCGAACGAACAGCGTCGCACCGGGATTCATCAAGACCCCTCTCATCAAGGAA GCACTTGAAAATGAGGCGTATGTAGCGGCGGAGACTCGTCGTATCCCTCAAGGGCGTCTCGGTGAGGTCGAAGACGTGGCGCCTTTGGTGGCTTTCCTTTGCCTCCCTGCTTCTTCCTTCGTCAATGGCCAAGTCGTCGTCGTCGATGGAGGTCGGATTGTGAACGCCAACATCTGA